Below is a genomic region from Spongiibacter nanhainus.
GTACGCCAGTGCCCTGTTCAGTTATGCCGACGGCGAAATCGATAACGGTGTTATTCCCTGTAACGATTACAACCCCGCCGATGGCAAGCCAGATGGAAATACCACATCACCGACAGTGGATGATATCGACACTGCCACCGACGGTCAGAACGTCGGTGCCTGTCGCGTTTCCATTGCGTCGAATACCACGCCTGACTGGACCGGCACATTCACCTCTAAGTACAGCTTTGAGGTGGCCGGTCTGCCCGCTTACGTCCGCGGTTTGATCAATGTCTTTGGCGATTCAGACAACGACCCGACCAACAAAATCGACGATGTAGATAGCTACAACCTGCTGAACCTCTACACTGGTGTCAGTGATCCAGACGGCAAGTGGCACGTCATGCTCTACGCCCACAACGTGTTGGATAAAGAAGTGGTACTGAGCCGCGACGCTGAACCCGAGTCAGTGAGTGTGCAAGTATTGCAGCCGCCCGATTTTATGTCCGCCGAGGGTGAAACACGGACCTCGACTTACCGGGAAATCAGCACCACGGCAGAGCGCGAGTTTGGCATTAACTTCCGCTACAACTTCTAACCTTTCCGCAGTGAGCTTGCCGGGTCTCTGGGCCCGGCTTTTTTACCCTAAGGCAAACCACCTTAATGTAAGACATGCGATGCGCTCGCTGGCACTGCAGTGACCTCAGGCAAGACCCTGGTCCTGCCACAGCTGACCCTCGAGCCAGCACCTCCTTGTCGTAATCCTAGATATCGACCACCATGAAACACCAACGCTCAAATACCGTTCACCATCGTCAAGTCATCGGATTTGCTATTACGGCATGCCGTATAGTGCTGACGGCATCCTTATTAAGCGCATGTACTACGCCACCAAGTAGCCAATTCCCCGCTACCGACAACGCGACTAAACATGAGCCAGGTTCGACGCTGACCGCCGCGAAGAGCTCCGGGCCGAATTCAGCCACGGCATGGCAGTCAGCCCAGGTGTCGGTAGATTTTAGTCTCGAGCAAGGCAAACTGCGTCGCAGCGAGCAATACAATACCTGGGACAATGGCGATCCCGCCCCGGAACTGCGGGAGAAGGACGTCGAATTTCTGAATGAGCAGGGGCTGCACAGTCGCGTCGTTCGGGTTGGTATTACCATCGACGAGTTATGTGATCTCAAGACTCACAGCTGTGATTTCAATACCATCGCTCCGTGGCTCGATGACATCAGCCGGGCTACTGATTCCATGGTCGTCCATGTCACACCCAAACACCTCATCGAGGAGAAGCGTCCACCCAAGGAGCTCGAGCCGCTCCTGTACTTGGCGATTAGAGAGCTAAAGAAGCGCTTTCCTAAAATCGACTATATCGAGGCAACTAACGAACCGGACTGGGAGTTTCACGGTGCTCAGATCTACGCCGGCAAGTCACCAATTTTGTCACCTGCCGAGGTCTACCCCTATTACGTACCTTATTACAAGGCAGTGAATAGAGTGAACGCCGAGCTGGCCGACAACCAAAAACTGCGGGTTGGCGGCCCGGCGCTGACCGGGATGACCGAGTTTTGGATGACGGCTTTCCTGGATGGCTACGCCGCCGATTCTAACCCCCAAAAACAGCTGGATTTTGTCTCCTACCACGGCTACGGGGAGTTCAGCGATGACTTTAGCAGCTACCGCAGTTACAAGTCCGACCCCAGCGAGATTCGCGATCAGCGCCAGCGTCTGGACAGGTGGTTAGTGGAGCGCCAACTCACACCGGGTATTCCAGTATTGGTTACCGAGACTGGTATCTACCCCGGCCCCTCCTTTGACGACCCTGACCCCAGTAAGAAAGACTACCTTCGTCAGGCTGCGGGACAGGCATCGCTATTTTATTGGTGGGGTAAACAAGCTGAGATATATCCATTTCACTGGGTGGTTCGACATGCCACACAAGGCCGCAAAGACCAGCTTATTACCCACTCAGCGGCACAACCGGAGGTAGACACGTTCTCGCCTTATGGCAATTTACTGCTCATGCAATCGATGATGAAGCAAACACGAGTCAAGGCCAGATCGAACAGTCTCAGCCAGGGGTTGGGCGTCTACGCTATCGCGGCCAAGGATACCACGGGCGTATCCGTCATGGTGTGGAATTACCAACATACCAACGCGGGCCGCTTCCGCACCCAGATCCAGCTATCGTCGCTGCCAGCCGAGCTTCGCGACCAAACAGTGAGACAAAGGCTGTATAGAATTGATCAGACCACCAGTAATTATTGGCACAACCCGGATAAGGCCAACCTGCAACAGGTCGCTGAAAAAACCTTGGCGCTGGACGATAGTCACACAGAGACCGTTGAGCTAGAAGCCAATGGCCTCTATTTAATGGTGCTGGAGCCCGTCTCTGAAACCGACTGAGGCTACAATCGTGGAGCCCCCACTCTTGGTGGGCCGTCTCATTCTTCCTCGACCGCCGCAGCGACCTGCAACAGGGCTTCGGTGGTCTCTTCAGGCGCGGAAATCATCAAATCGTGGCCGGTTTCGATTTCCCAGTAGCGCCCCTGTGTCAGGGCGCGCAAGCCTTCTTTATGCTCGTCTGTCAGGGTATCGCGTTGAATCTCGGTAACCACAAAAGAAACTGGGATGGCGCGCATGGCAGCCTCGTTCTGCAACTGCAATTTTTGCGAGAAGCACTTCCAGGGGTGCGCACTGAGTTTTGGCTTCATCCATTCAATCAGCGCCGGATCGGTAACGCCGTAGTAATCCTCCGGTGTCATCGGATTGCAGCCCGGGACTAACACGACTTCCACCCCATTCACCGTCTGAACATCCTGATATGCGGCACTCATCATCTCGGCGGCAATATCGCTAAGGGACTGGCCATCGAAGGGGTAAGCCGCATCCAGGTAGACGATATTGGCGATGCGTTCCGGTGCGCGATCCGCAGCGCCGGTGATCACCATACCGCCGTAGCTGTGCCCCACCAGAATCACCTCCGTCAGCTCCTCGAACTTCAGTAGGTTCACCACATCCCTAATATGCATATCCAGATCGACATCTGTGCTGAGCAAATGGGATCGATCTGACAGGCCTGTCAAGGTGGGGGTGTACACCTCGTGGCCATGCTGGCGCAGTATTCTTGCGACAAAGCGGTAGCACCAGCCACCGTGCCCACCGCCGTGGACCAAGACATAGGTCGCCATCGTCATATCCTTATTGTGGTTTGAGACTTCTGACGGGGCCGAATAGCAAAATCGGCATCATCTCCTCAGAGTCACTTCTTCTGTAGCATTTCAGTAGCGCTGGGGACTTTCGACAGAATCCGTTATTAATCATCTGTGTTGATGACAAAATACCATTAGCCAGGCGACCTTGCCACAGTGATCGCGGGAAGGGTCAATCAGGCTGCGTGCTCCTCGACCTGTTCGAGTCAATAGGAGTGTTGCAGGCCGGCACCACTATCGAGGGATGCCAAGGCGGACAGGATGGGTTCAGCCCCGGCGGAACTCTCGGGGGCCGACGCTGACCCAGCGACGAAAGGCGCGTCTAAAGCTGCGTGAATCGCCGTAGCCACAGAGTTCGGCAACGCGCTCTATCGCCATATCGTTATTGTGTATAAGGTTCATTGCGGTCAATCGACGGGCATTGTCCACCAGCTGCTCGAAGGACAATCCATTGTCCGCCAGCCGGCGCCGTAAGGTACGCTCGCTCATGGCCATCCTCACCGCTACCCCGGCCATGGTTGGGCGTTGCTGCAAACTATCGATAATCACCCGCTCCACCGACGCGGCCAGATCCAACGTCGCCGTGGTATTTTTAAGTTCCCGCTCCAGTATGGCGAGAATTTGTTTAAGGGCCACCGGGTCGTGACCCGGCAGTTCTTTATCGAGCACTGCGGCATCTATCATGAGCCGATTACCCTCACTGTTAAATTC
It encodes:
- a CDS encoding alpha/beta fold hydrolase; translated protein: MATYVLVHGGGHGGWCYRFVARILRQHGHEVYTPTLTGLSDRSHLLSTDVDLDMHIRDVVNLLKFEELTEVILVGHSYGGMVITGAADRAPERIANIVYLDAAYPFDGQSLSDIAAEMMSAAYQDVQTVNGVEVVLVPGCNPMTPEDYYGVTDPALIEWMKPKLSAHPWKCFSQKLQLQNEAAMRAIPVSFVVTEIQRDTLTDEHKEGLRALTQGRYWEIETGHDLMISAPEETTEALLQVAAAVEEE